Below is a window of Salmo trutta chromosome 35, fSalTru1.1, whole genome shotgun sequence DNA.
CCAACACCTCACCCAACAATCACTGAAGACTGTCCCGCTGCCGCTCACTGCTCGCGCTCACCGACACACGGCTTCTCAGACGTTAGTCACATGATCAGGGTTCTCCCTGACTTCAATGCActctatctcctccctctccctcactctctccctctccatcatctcccgctccctctcccgCTCTTTCCGTTTTGCCCGTTTCTTCTTCTTGTGCCTTTTTTTTGATGGGGGAAAAAACGTTAGAAACACAGGCAGGATGACAAAACAGTGCAGCACTGTGCAGCCTGCGGTGAGGAGGGAGCACTTGAACAGCGTGTAGGTCAGATTGGAAGGCACAAACACCAAGGGCAACATCCCGATAACGAAACAGCAGGCGTTTTGCAAAATGGCCGCCCCGTGCTCCTCTAACGAGATTTTAATGCACTGGGTCCTGGTGTGCTCCGTGGCCAGTACAAAGGTGTACAGGTGGGGTGCACAGTGATCCATGGCAAAGTTGAGAGTATAAATAAGGCACAGGATAGAGATGCTGTCCATATGTACATTCCAGAGGGTCATGAGGCCCAGGACCCCCAGCTCTACGGAGGTGACGGTCAGGATCAACCAGAAGTTCCCCAGAGGGTTGATGACCAGGAAGAAGGTGAGGATGAGGATGGTGAGCACGCTGAAGGCCGATGTGAGGATGGGTGAGACCACAGAGGAGCTGTAACGGTCCATGTAGACGAAGGTGGGGTTGAAGACGATGAACTTGATGTTGTTGATGAGCGAAAGGGGGCGGAGCCTCTCCAGCagttccaccacctcctcccGTGTCTTCTCCGTGGTCCGCGCCACCAGGTACATCCTGGACGCGATGATCTCCATTTCATCGCCATCTGTCTTGGACAGAATGATGTCCTCCATGAAGTGCTGATACTCCGGGCTGCGCAGGAAGGAGCCCTGCAGGATGGTGATGAAATCACTTTTGGTCGAGGCGCTCACATTCACCACCTTCAGATACTGAAAGTAGTTATCCATCCAGGAGATCTTGTTGAAGCCGTGGCTCAGCGTTGTGAGGTGCTCCTGCACTGTGGAGTTCCAATACTCGATGGGCTCATAGATGTAGAAGCCGATCACAGGGCTGTAGTTACTGAAGTACTTCTGCTGGGTCGTGGCGTAGGACACACTGGGCGTGTTGCTGGCTAGGAGGTTGACGATGTTGGATCCATCACTGATTTGTAAACATCCCATGAAGGAGAAGGAGGCGTAGATCAGGTAGAGGATGACCACAAAGGGCTTGACGTAGGTGTTGGTGATCCACTCGGTGTAGTGCTCCCTCAGGAAGTGCTGGATGAAGTGGTTTTGGTAGGGCACGACCTCGTGGTGCGTGACGTGGTCATGGCCGTCGCTCATCATGGTCTTGAACCAGGTGGGCTGACGGTCCAGGTACTCCACTGAGGGGATCTTACAGCAGAACACACTGTGGTAGCGGTTCTGCTCCAGCTGACCAGCGAACACCAAGCAGGAGCCGTAGAAGGAGAACACGTAGAAGTAGTTGACCAGGACGGCCACGCACATGCTCTGGCAGAAGATCTTCACCGACTCGATGTTGGTGAAGGGGCTGGCACCCATGCCGAAAGTGATGATATAGAGGGAACTGGTCATGGTATAGCACACCATCACGTCGGCGAAGGCGTCTGCCACGCGCTCCTTGAAGGGAAGGCTTTCTCGAGTTCTTCTCCAGCCCGCCAGGAGCTCAAACACTCCTTTGGTTCCATGACCTGAAATGACAGGAACACATACTTTGTCAATGCCAATGCCAGTGAATACACATTAGTCAATTTCTGTTTATCAGTTTTAAAATGATACCATATGCATTTTAATACTGAAGTAAAATAtttaaagcagcaatcagcagATAAAACAATTACAAAGCATTATTTCGtccctgtttcggtaaaaagcagatggatggggctggagatatgtaaccactctcaaattcttagacacagctatggatgcaagaaTTAACTATCCacgatatcaaaattatagttttaaccatgttttgatgcTCTAAAgcatttgtttacatttacttttgtaGGCTCGACCCTAAACTCTGTTACCTGGTGATACATGGCAAACGGTCCAGGAACAACAAGGAAAACATAACGGACAATGCCCAAGGACTAGTCAGCCTTTCCACCTCTGAGGGGCCACAATGTATCTCTCTGTTTcaatagtcagtcctctggatactgtatgTGTGATAGAAAAGTACTATAGTATTCATGTCTGGTATCTGAAACGTGTtcactgaggataactctgatgctatctacgtatgatctctgtggtaacttATATTTCTGTACAGGGTGAACTCTAAATTAGTCTATAAAAAAGGAATCCTGTCTTATTTACATTGGTCTCATCCCCCACACAAGCCTTTAGATGGTGTGACACCCTGTGGAGATTGGGCATTGGTGGTCAGGTTAAACTTGATATTGTTTGATTGGTCAATGGTTGTTGGTTTTGGGTTGAAAAGGTTACACCTTTAGATGTtataaatggaatgaaatgcCTTTGTTCTGTCTCTTATACTGTATCAAGTACATGGAGGAAGGTTGTATGATCAATTCTCATTTCCTCGGCTTCTAGGCCTCTGGCATAGTAGGCATCTCTCTGATCATTCTTAGAATAATGCCTAGTAATGCTTGTTCATGGTTTGTAACTTAATctttatgccttgtatgtgaatccattcattttacaaattaattaaagaTACTTGTATTTAGAACTAAATTCTCAGACATTTCTTGATtgcctattactgtaactcaacgaTAGTCTCCTTGCATTTTCCTATTTA
It encodes the following:
- the ptchd4 gene encoding patched domain-containing protein 1 gives rise to the protein MCFIGRSWASASWIWRRMLRQMIHRGLKASFYWLGLFVSRHPVFFLTVPAVLTIIFGSTVLSRFKPETDIEILVAPTHSFAKVERSLANSLFPIDQSKNKLYSDLHTPGRYGRLILLAKSGGNILELADQVLQVHKQVLDLRVNYKGFNYTFAHLCVLSHRDKRCLLDDIITIFEDIRLAILSNHTFSKVPVTYPNTTLKDGRVSFIGHQLGGVAFSPNSRDQQVKFARAIQITYYLRNHGPVVQDVIAEKWENAFCTLITRLSTLSEDLHIQSLTSFSLWRDFHQTGVLAKGEVLVSLVLLLLAATISSSMRDCLRGKPFLGLLGVLTIAIANVTSAGIFFISDGKFNSTLLGIPFFSMGHGTKGVFELLAGWRRTRESLPFKERVADAFADVMVCYTMTSSLYIITFGMGASPFTNIESVKIFCQSMCVAVLVNYFYVFSFYGSCLVFAGQLEQNRYHSVFCCKIPSVEYLDRQPTWFKTMMSDGHDHVTHHEVVPYQNHFIQHFLREHYTEWITNTYVKPFVVILYLIYASFSFMGCLQISDGSNIVNLLASNTPSVSYATTQQKYFSNYSPVIGFYIYEPIEYWNSTVQEHLTTLSHGFNKISWMDNYFQYLKVVNVSASTKSDFITILQGSFLRSPEYQHFMEDIILSKTDGDEMEIIASRMYLVARTTEKTREEVVELLERLRPLSLINNIKFIVFNPTFVYMDRYSSSVVSPILTSAFSVLTILILTFFLVINPLGNFWLILTVTSVELGVLGLMTLWNVHMDSISILCLIYTLNFAMDHCAPHLYTFVLATEHTRTQCIKISLEEHGAAILQNACCFVIGMLPLVFVPSNLTYTLFKCSLLTAGCTVLHCFVILPVFLTFFPPSKKRHKKKKRAKRKEREREREMMERERVREREEIECIEVRENPDHVTNV